The genomic segment GGTCCTAATGCGGCGGCGGTCATTTGTTTGAGTATATTGCCGATGAGCGGGCAGCAGGTGCCGGCGTTGACAATAATTGAAATCTGCATTGCGTCAATCGAATAAGTGTCTGATAGCGCCGATTTATGTTCGATAATCATCTCCGGTGTTTTAGGCGCTGCCGCCCTGCTTTCTTCCGCGGATAGATTGAGCGAAACGGTATTCCGCTGCAAAACCGCCGCAACAGCGCACTGACAGGCAAGGAGGGATGTGTACCATAAAAGCTCGTTGAATGTTTCGCCTGTTTGGGTTGGATGTACGACAACCGCTTCTTCTGCCAGTCCGGTTGCTTTTGCTACCGCCGTGCGGACGTGAAACGGCCATTGGGTTGGTACATAGACGTCAAGCCCGTCCTCACGGAACACTGTAACGGCGGAAAACGGCTCCGAACGGGCAGCATACTGCGAAGTTATTTTAAGCGATGAGAATACGGTTGAAGCGGCTGTTTCAAAGATTGAATCGATATTTCCCGAAGTTCGATCTTCCCGTGCAATAATAGGATAATCAAACAGCGTATGCGTCCGTCCTGCCTCAAAACTGTCTTCGGGTATCGGCTCAAGTTCTATTGTGATATCTTTCCGCAGCGCTTCAAGTGTTGCCGTATTATCGCCGGTAAGGATGCCGACGGCTTGTTCCTTATATTCTATCTCTCCTGCTGCAAAAAGAGGGATCGAGTGTTCAAATACTTCGATTGTTTTTTGACCGGGAATCTGTGCTGCTCCGTAAAAGGCATATCCTTCGGGTAAGAGCGGCAGATGTACGGCGGAAATGATCCCCGATGATACGGGGGCGCGGACAATCACCGCATAGCGCTGCCCCTCAAAGCTCATATCCGAAACAAATTGTTCTATCATATCAAACTTCCTGTCAAAATCCTGCTTTTTGAAAACTTTGGGAATGCCTCAAAAGTCGGTTCCTTTTTGCCATTCCCCGCGGTATCTTCTCTATTTGCGAAACTTTTTTGCGGTATCGATGACCATATCGATGACATACTGCACATCTTCATTAGTCATATCCGGCCAGAACGGAAGGCTGATGCTCTGCGCATAGTGCGCTGCGGCATTGGGGAAGTCCTGTGCGCGCAGCTCGTACCGTTCTTTCAGGAAGGTCAGTTCAAAGTGGGGGATAAAGTGAACTGAAATACCGAGTCCCCGTTCCTGCAGCGCGCGGGCAAAGTCATCCCTGCCGACGGAAAGCGTTTCCGGTACGATGCGGAGGATGTAGAGATGCCACGCATTGCCTTCTCCGTCCGGCGGAACTTGAAAAAAGTCGAGCGGTTTAAAGGCGCGGGTAAAGCGTTCGGCGATGAGCTTCCGTTTCCGGTAAAACTCTTCCGCTTTTTGCAGCTGTACCCTGCCGATTGCCGATAAGATGTCCGGCAGGTTGCATTTGTAGCCTTCCGCAACGACATCGTATTGCCAGCTGGCGTGTTTGTCGGTGTAGCGATCCCATATTGTGCGGTTGATACCGTGGGAGCGCATCAGCTTAATGCGTTCCGCCGCTTCGGGATTACGGACGCAGATCATACCGCCTTCTCCGGTTGTGATGGTTTTGGTGGCATAAAAAGAGAACACGCCCGCATCGCCGAAGGTGCCGCCGTAGCCGTCTGCCGTTTTTGCAGGAAAGGCATGGGCTGCGTCTTCAATAACCGCGACGTTGTATTTCTTTGCAAGGCTGTTAATCGCTTTCATATTACAGAGGTTTCCTGCGATATGGATAGGCACAATCGCTTTAATGCTTTTATCCTGCTTGAGTTTATCTTCGATTTTTTCGGGATCGATACTGTAGGAATCCGCTTCGATATCCGCATAGACCGCTTCTCCGCCAAGGTGCAAGGCGCTGGTTGCAGTCGATACAAAGGTGTATGGACTGGTGAGTATTTTGCTTCCCTTGCCGATTCCGAAGGCTTCCATAGCAAGCATCAATCCGTTTGATGCGGAATTGACCGCAAGCGCATACGGACTGTGTACCATATCGGCAAACTCTTTTTCAAAGGCGAGCGTTTCCTTGCCGGTCGTCAGCCAGCCTGAGTGCAGCACGCGGATCGCCGCTTCTTCTTCCCTGCGGTCGAACGACGGTCTAAAAAAGGGTATCTCCCTTGCGGGATTTTGTTCGGGTGTATTCATGATTATATCTCCTATAAAAACTTCCGTATCCGATATTACTATTTTTGAAACTGCGGCCTCTTATCAACCGTGATCAGTTTATCAGTTTTTGCCGTTTTCCGCCGTTTTCTAAACCACGGCTTTTTCCAGAGCTGTTTCCGTTGCCGTTTTCTTCGTTCGGCAGGGGAGAGCCATTCGAGCGGATGTTCCATATACACCACCGCTTTTTTACAAAACGCGGGGTTGAACCGGTATGCGGTGGCGGAGATGAGCGCAATTGCTAAGAAAAGCGCAGGAAGCCAGTCCTTCCATTGCGCATAAAAAGTCCGGCGGTAGGGATAGATCGGTACCGAAACGCTCAGGGAATCTGCGGTAAAGAGCGGAAGGCTCGCGGTAACGGTTCCGACGGGATCGACAACGCAGGTATAGCCGCCGTTGGTAGAGCGGACAAGCGGCGTTCGCAGTTCAATTGCACGGAAATAGGCGACGGCAAAATGTTGATATTCCGCGCTCGCCGTTTTTGACCATGAATCATTGGTCAGATTAATTAAGATATTGCTTTTCTGATTATGCAAATCGGCACAGAGCGTTGGAAAGGCATCCTCAAAACAGATGGGTGCGGCGAACCGGATATCATTTCCGTTTTGTGCGGTAAACGTCATCGCTTTATATTCCGTTCCCGGCGCCCATCCCGATGAAAAACCGACCAGCGAGTCAAAAAAACGCTGCACAAACGGATGGTCAATAAAGGGAATGTATTCCGCAAAGCAGATCAGCTGTATCTTTGAATAGGTGTCGAGCACCGTACCGTCGGGTGCAATGAGATAGACGGCATTCGAGTATTTTTCTCTTTCGGCATCCTGAAAAAGCGGAGAACCCGTTAAAATCGGTATATCCATCCGCTGCAAAAAATCGGTGAAGGACTCTTTAAAGGGAAGCTGCCTATAATAATCTTGAAATTGGTCATAGCCGTATGCAAGGCTACTCTCGTTCCATACGATAAGATCGGGTTTAACCGGCGATTCGGTAATTGCCTGCTCGGTGAGTTGTTGAGTGTTATAGAGGTTATCAAAAAACAGATCGAGACCGGAGACCCACGGGTCGGTGTTTTGCTGCACTAACACAAGATTGAGGTTTTGCTGCGGCGTCCTTTTTTGATATATGCGAAAAAGTCCGTACCCATTGATCAGCAGCAACAACGCAGCCGTAAATGCCAGCGGTCGTAGCAACGGTCTGCCCTGCGGTTTGGAAAAACCGGCGGTTAATCTTGCCGCTGCCCTGATTATTTCTGCAAGGAGCGCGGAAATCAATGCAATAAGGAAGGTAATTCCCCATACGCCGGTAATATCGGCTATTTGAATGAGCGGACGCAGCGATAGCGTGGTCATCGAAAGGCTGCCCCATGGATAGGCGACAAAGCCGCTGCCCTTAAACCATTCCCAGAGCGTCCATAAACCGGCAAATGCAAAGGGGCGCAGACTCAATGGTAGTTTCATTCCATAATAGAACCAGTGGCCGAAAAGAAAGCCGAGGAACAAATAAGCGACGCTGGAAGCGCCGAGCGTAAAAATTGCAAAGTTTTCAAAATATGCCAGCCAAAAACTGGAACACAGGTGGACAAAAGCTATCAGGGCGCCGAACATCAATGCAGTGCGTCTTCGTGTAGGGCTGATGCAAAATGCGGTATATAACGGTATCAGTGCAATGATACCGAACAGCGCCGATCCGAAATGGAGATATTCATTCGATATTCCTAATGAAAGCAGCACCGCAGAGCATAAAACCGCTAAAAAAGATGAAATAACCGACATAATTTTGCAACAATTTAATCATTTTTCTTGAATTGTTTCAATATAAGGGATATTATAGAGAGTATGCAGAAGATTCTACCGTTTCATGTAGACGAATATGGAGATGAGCCGGAAGTAACCGTTGCAGTTCCCGGGCGCTTTCACCTTTTAGGCGAACATACATGGTTTGCACAGGGCAATACGCTTTCGATGGCGATCGATCATTATCTGTATCTTTGTGTTTCAAAAAGGAAAGATTCTAATTATCGCTTCCTTTCTTTGTCGCTTAAAGAGCGGAAAAAAGTTGCCGCCGCAAACTTGCGGTATCGTAAAGAGGACCGTTGGGCAAATTCGATAAAGGCTGTTATTCTTTCCTTCATGGATCAAGGGATTGAGATGACAGGGCTCAATTTTACCATCCTTTCCGAAATCCCTGCCGATGCAGGGCTCGGTACGCCGAACGCACTCAAGGTTGCGACGGCAATGGCGTTGCGGAAGGTGTTTGCGCCGCGGCTTACGAAGGCTGACCTTGTCGATATTTTGGAAAATGCGAATGTGCAGCACCTTAAAACCTATCCCCACCGTGCGGATATTTTGTGTGCGCTCTATGCAAAGGCGGGACACTGCATACGGACAAATCACCGGCGGAAGACGGCCGATATTTATCCGTTTCCTATCAGCAACTACCGGATCATTTTGACGGATTCTCGGGTTCCCCGTCTGTTGGCACGGGAAGAGCTGAACCATAGAATCCAGGAATGTATGGAAGCCTACGAGCGGGTTAAAAAGATGCCGGATATTCCCAATGATTTCAGTAAGCTTGCCGAAAGCGATCTTGAAGAGCTTGCCATCCCGGAATCGGTACGGCGGCGGGTACTCTATATTATCCGCGAATCGATAAGTGTTGATGACGCTATCGGCGCCTTAAAGAAAAACGATTGGGTGGTGTTTTCGCGTATTGTAACACGCTCTCAAGAGAATTTGCGCGATCGCTTTGAAATTTCCTGCCCCGAATTGGATTGGCTTGTGAAGCGGGCTATGGAATTTGTCGCTCCCGATATGAACGATATTGTGTGTTCGCGCCTGACGGGAAGGGGATTCGGCGGATGTACGTACAGTATTTTAAGAGCGGATGATATCCAAACCTATATTGAAAAACTGGGCGACTATGAACGAATTTTCGGATTTAAGCCTTTGTATTATAAAGTGAAACCTTCCGGCGGAGTACGCATACTATGATGGAGAAACGAAATGGATACGGTTCTTAAAGAAGGCATACAGCTCTATCGGGAAAATCGGTATGAAGAAGCGCTTGCCGCATTTTTAAAGATATCGTCTAAAGATGTTGAGCTCAATTTCGATTTGGCGTATTATATCGGTCTCTGTTATGCGAGCCTTTTACAATATGACGATGCGCTTGTCTATTTGGAACAGATTATCACAGCCGGGACCGATATCGCCCGCGTATATCAGTGTCGGCTTATTCTGGCCTTTATTTATACCAAGACAGGCCGTGCCCGTTTGGCAGAGTTTGAGCTTTCAAAGCTTTTGGATGCAGGATACGATTCTCCGCAGGTGCATACTTCGATGGCGTATTTGGCGTATGAGCAGGATAAAGTAGACAAGTCTTTGAGTCTTTATGAGAAAGCGCTGGAACTTGATCCGGATAATTCGACGGCGCTTAACGGGCTTGGCTACATCCTTGCCGATACCGAAAAAGATTTAACTCGGGCTTTGATTCTGTGTAAAAAAGCGCTCGACGCACAGCCCGATAATCCCGCTTATTTGGATTCGCTGGCGTGGACATATTACAAGATGGGCTTTGATACCGAAGCCCGTTCATATATCCAACGGGCGGATGCACAGCTTCCCGGTAACGAAATAATTAAGCGCCATCTGCAGCTTATTATGAGCAGATAATTAGGTTCATTGTGAAAGTGGCCGAAGACTTCATGTTTTTAGAAAATTGTTAAAAGGATTAACTATCATGCGTATGAAGAGACTATTGCAAACAGCCGGTTTAACACTGTTTTTATTGTGCCTCGCTACGGCGCTGCCTGCGCAGACCAACAGCCTTCAACCCCGCCTGAGTTCCGCCGATAGAGATCATGGATTTGAAGAATTCCGCCGCGGCGTGCAGGCGTATTACCGCGGAACCTTTAACGAGGCTATCCTGCTATTTGAAAAAGCTCTCACGCATATTCCCGGCGATCCGCTCATCTTGGATTGGCTCGGACAAGCCTATTACCGCTCCGGTATAGAGGGGGCTGCACTTGAGCAATGGTCGGCAGCGTCTGCCTCAGGATACGGCGGGCAGCTTTTAAAAAACAAAATAGAGGTTGTGAAAGAACGACGCAGTTCTCAGCCCGATTTTGCGGAATCGGTACGCTATGTGGAAACCGCCGTATTTGAATCCAAACATGGATCGGAAGTCTTTTTTAAACAGCCGCTTTCAGTTGCGGCAATGGGGGACGGCAGTTTCTGGGTGGTTGCCTACGGTTCCAACGAATTGGTACACTTCGATATTAACGGCATCATACTTGACCGGACGAGCGGCCCCTTGCAGGGCTTTGACCGTCCTTTCGATATTTTACCGCTCAAAAACGGAAATCTCCTTATCTCAGAATTTGCTGCCGATCGGCTTTCACTGCTTACCAAAGACGGAAAATTCATTAAGTCGTTCGGCACAAAGGGCAGGGGAGACGGACAGTGCATCGGCCCTCAGTTTTTAGCGCATGATTCTTATGGAAATATTTTTGTAACGGATTTCGGCAACGCCCGCGTCGTTGTGTTTTCTCCGGACGGAGAAGGTCTTTTTACCTTCGGGCAGCGTAGCGGCATATTCCCGGGCTTTACCGCTCCGGCGGGTATCGCAATCTTGGACGATTTAGTCTACGTTGCGGATTCGGTAAAAGGCTCTATCTATATATTCGATACGGCGGGAAACTATATCAGAACGCTGCTGCCGGACGGAAGTGTCGTGCAGGCGGAGTCGATGCGGGTATGGAAAAACAACTTGCTGGTGTCCTGCGCCAATAAGGTGTACTTGGTCGATATCGGATTAGCGAGCTTATATACCGTTGCGAGTTTAGGGAATGCGCCCGCCCGTGTAACCGCGGCAATTCCCGATGCCAACGGCAGTCTTTTGTTAGCCGATTATAAAAACGGAAATATTCAGGTTTTTTCCCATATCAACGAACTGGCGGGCGGTTTGTTTGTCCGTTTCGACCGCGTCTATGCCGATAAGTTCCCGACGGTTACCGTCGATGTCCGCGTAGAAAACCGGATGGGGCAGCCGGTGGTCGGTTTAACGGAAAATAATTTTTTCCTGACCGAATCGAACCGGCAGGTTAATGACTTTACTTTAAAGGGCGCCGCCTACCTCAATACCGGCTGCGATATTGCCGTTGTAATCGAGCGCTCTCCACAGTCGGAAAAAGAATTGGAGCTGGTTAAGACGGTGGTAAAAGAATTTGCCGAGGCGATGCAGGGAAAAGGGAAAATTTCCGTTGTGTCGGCCTCTCAACTGCCGGTGCTGGAGGGAAAATTTTCTCCGGAAGCGCTTTTATCGCAGCCGCTTAAATTAAAGGCGGCGTGGTCGCCCGTATGGAACTGTGATCTTGCGCTGCGGTTGGCAAGCGGAGAGCTTATTAATGCGGCTCCCAAGCGGGCTATCGTGTTCTTATCGTTTGAAGATATCGGTTCCGACAGCTTTAAGCAGTACAGCTTAAACGATCTTGCCGCATATATGACCAACAACGGTATCCGTTTTTATACGGTTAATCTAAAGCCGCGGACATTGCCTCCTGAGCTTTCGTATCTTTGCACGAAGACAGGCGGAATGAGTACGTATATCTATGCCGAACAGGGGCTTTCTCCGATTATTGAAGATTTAATCGCCAAACCTATAGGCTCGTATCAGCTAAGCTATACCTCTACATTGCCAACCGACTTCGGCCGTGCCTATTTACCGGTAGAGCTTGAGGTACGGCTTCTAACCCGTTCGGGAAGGGATGAAACCGGCTATTTTGCCCCGCTGGAATAGAACCGTCCGTGAATAGTCGGCGTATTTTGTGCTTTTGCAGAACAATACGCCGATATGACGGAACAAACTGTAGGGAACCTCTAAAAATCTCATTTTTTAGAGATGCTCAATAGTATCGAATCCTTTAAGCAAATCAATATTCATTAAAAACAATGCCCAAGAAATAACTGAGAATATGTCAATTCATAATATTACAATTATGAATTAAGAATAAGGAGTGTAAAATAAAAGCCGTACAAATGGCACAGCTTTTATTTACTCAAGTTTGCGGTGCGCAAACTTGTATATCATAAGCACGTTCTCACTTCGTTGCGAACGTGCGTAAAAAGTCAATCGAAAGTTGATACTTTCTTCTTGACTTTTTATGGGAGCTGTTATGCAGGAAATTATCGATTTACTGGAAAACGATGCGCGGCTGAGTCCGCAGGATATTGCCGCAATGACGGGTAAGTCCGAGGAAGAGGTTCGCGCTGCCATTAAAAAATTAGAGGATGAGGGCATCATCTTAAAATATGCTGCGGTTATCAACCGTGAACGGCTTGCAAGCAGCGATACGGTATCTGCGATGATAGAAATTCAGGTTGCACCGGCGAGGGAACACGGATTTGACCGCATTGCGGAGCGGATATATCGGTACCCGCAGGTAAAGACGGTACAGCTGATGTCCGGCGGATATGATCTGCATGTGCTGGTCGAAGGAAAAGATTTAAAAGAGGTTGCCTTTTTCGTGTCGGAAAAACTCGCCTCGCTGGAAGGAGTGATCAGTACACGTACTCATTTTGTGCTCAAGACCTATAAAGAAAACGGAACGTATTATATCGACCCGAAAAAAGATCCCCGTGAAGAGATTACCGCATAATGGACAGATCCGATAAATTTTCCAACCGGATTGTGAGCGTCGCTCCTTCCGGTATCCGCCGTTTTTTTGAGCTTGCCGCCGGACAAGATGATATTATCTCTCTGGGGGTAGGGGAGCCTGATTTTGCAACGCCGTGGGGTATGCGCGAGGAAGCGTGGTATCATCTCGAATGCGGGCATACATCCTATACTTCAAACTGGGGGCTTGAACCGCTCCGCAAGGCGATTGCCGGTTATTTGAACCGCTACGGCATGTCGTATTCTCCTAAAAACGAGGTACTGATTACTTTCGGCGTTTCGGAAGCAATCGATATTGTGTTCCGTTCCATCCTGAATCCGGGAGATGAGGTAATTGTTGCGGAACCGTGCTATGTTTCGTATCAGCCCTTGGTGGCGCTCTGCGGGGCGAAACCGGTTGGGCTGGATACTTCGGCGGATAACTTTATCCCGACTGCGGCGGCTATCGAAGCGCTCATTACGCCGAAAACTAAGGCGCTGATTATCTGTAGCCCGAACAATCCCACCGGTACGATGATTCCTGCTGATGAGATGGAAAAGATCGCCGCCGTCGTTAAAAAGCATAAGATTTGGGCGCTGTCCGACGAGGTGTATTGCGAACTTCGGTATGGAGCGCCGCATACATCTATCGGTTCCTTTCCCGGAATGAAGGATTACTGTATTATCCTCAACGGGTTTTCAAAGTCCTTTGCGATGACCGGCTGGCGTATCGG from the Treponema medium genome contains:
- a CDS encoding DegT/DnrJ/EryC1/StrS family aminotransferase, translated to MNTPEQNPAREIPFFRPSFDRREEEAAIRVLHSGWLTTGKETLAFEKEFADMVHSPYALAVNSASNGLMLAMEAFGIGKGSKILTSPYTFVSTATSALHLGGEAVYADIEADSYSIDPEKIEDKLKQDKSIKAIVPIHIAGNLCNMKAINSLAKKYNVAVIEDAAHAFPAKTADGYGGTFGDAGVFSFYATKTITTGEGGMICVRNPEAAERIKLMRSHGINRTIWDRYTDKHASWQYDVVAEGYKCNLPDILSAIGRVQLQKAEEFYRKRKLIAERFTRAFKPLDFFQVPPDGEGNAWHLYILRIVPETLSVGRDDFARALQERGLGISVHFIPHFELTFLKERYELRAQDFPNAAAHYAQSISLPFWPDMTNEDVQYVIDMVIDTAKKFRK
- the lnt gene encoding apolipoprotein N-acyltransferase produces the protein MSVISSFLAVLCSAVLLSLGISNEYLHFGSALFGIIALIPLYTAFCISPTRRRTALMFGALIAFVHLCSSFWLAYFENFAIFTLGASSVAYLFLGFLFGHWFYYGMKLPLSLRPFAFAGLWTLWEWFKGSGFVAYPWGSLSMTTLSLRPLIQIADITGVWGITFLIALISALLAEIIRAAARLTAGFSKPQGRPLLRPLAFTAALLLLINGYGLFRIYQKRTPQQNLNLVLVQQNTDPWVSGLDLFFDNLYNTQQLTEQAITESPVKPDLIVWNESSLAYGYDQFQDYYRQLPFKESFTDFLQRMDIPILTGSPLFQDAEREKYSNAVYLIAPDGTVLDTYSKIQLICFAEYIPFIDHPFVQRFFDSLVGFSSGWAPGTEYKAMTFTAQNGNDIRFAAPICFEDAFPTLCADLHNQKSNILINLTNDSWSKTASAEYQHFAVAYFRAIELRTPLVRSTNGGYTCVVDPVGTVTASLPLFTADSLSVSVPIYPYRRTFYAQWKDWLPALFLAIALISATAYRFNPAFCKKAVVYMEHPLEWLSPAERRKRQRKQLWKKPWFRKRRKTAKTDKLITVDKRPQFQK
- a CDS encoding galactokinase, which encodes MQKILPFHVDEYGDEPEVTVAVPGRFHLLGEHTWFAQGNTLSMAIDHYLYLCVSKRKDSNYRFLSLSLKERKKVAAANLRYRKEDRWANSIKAVILSFMDQGIEMTGLNFTILSEIPADAGLGTPNALKVATAMALRKVFAPRLTKADLVDILENANVQHLKTYPHRADILCALYAKAGHCIRTNHRRKTADIYPFPISNYRIILTDSRVPRLLAREELNHRIQECMEAYERVKKMPDIPNDFSKLAESDLEELAIPESVRRRVLYIIRESISVDDAIGALKKNDWVVFSRIVTRSQENLRDRFEISCPELDWLVKRAMEFVAPDMNDIVCSRLTGRGFGGCTYSILRADDIQTYIEKLGDYERIFGFKPLYYKVKPSGGVRIL
- a CDS encoding tetratricopeptide repeat protein, with translation MDTVLKEGIQLYRENRYEEALAAFLKISSKDVELNFDLAYYIGLCYASLLQYDDALVYLEQIITAGTDIARVYQCRLILAFIYTKTGRARLAEFELSKLLDAGYDSPQVHTSMAYLAYEQDKVDKSLSLYEKALELDPDNSTALNGLGYILADTEKDLTRALILCKKALDAQPDNPAYLDSLAWTYYKMGFDTEARSYIQRADAQLPGNEIIKRHLQLIMSR
- a CDS encoding Lrp/AsnC family transcriptional regulator — translated: MQEIIDLLENDARLSPQDIAAMTGKSEEEVRAAIKKLEDEGIILKYAAVINRERLASSDTVSAMIEIQVAPAREHGFDRIAERIYRYPQVKTVQLMSGGYDLHVLVEGKDLKEVAFFVSEKLASLEGVISTRTHFVLKTYKENGTYYIDPKKDPREEITA
- a CDS encoding aminotransferase class I/II-fold pyridoxal phosphate-dependent enzyme, whose product is MMDRSDKFSNRIVSVAPSGIRRFFELAAGQDDIISLGVGEPDFATPWGMREEAWYHLECGHTSYTSNWGLEPLRKAIAGYLNRYGMSYSPKNEVLITFGVSEAIDIVFRSILNPGDEVIVAEPCYVSYQPLVALCGAKPVGLDTSADNFIPTAAAIEALITPKTKALIICSPNNPTGTMIPADEMEKIAAVVKKHKIWALSDEVYCELRYGAPHTSIGSFPGMKDYCIILNGFSKSFAMTGWRIGFIACPQELMAQIHKIHQYAAICAPIMSQYAALEGLERGWDEVERMRVSYRQRRNLMMKSFDSMNLPYITPDGAFYLFVDIRSTGLSSEDFAVKLITDYKVAVVPGHVFGSGGEGFVRCCYATDISKIRIALERIGKLLKGEPL